In Plasmodium gaboni strain SY75 chromosome 14, whole genome shotgun sequence, one genomic interval encodes:
- a CDS encoding putative DnaJ protein: protein NNGERNSLSSVDLNNVYSRNLSETQENCNPSLRSTTLEANGNHDHDPFGVYGDQSFAETVLNGQDIISYLEQQNIKIHDDNIHDGVSDMIFNPSDIQNYYDVLNVNEHSDINELKKNFFNLSLQHYPNITSDNNFELNDVFNQLSEAYQVLSYQIRKNIYDNKGVHGTEKMAIVNPLVYFNGIFTPEIMHQYIGTTQVAHFVQVFLKRNIAPENAITFLEEAVDDMMKGQADRELQLTELLKQRLDLHMNDDEKWLNTINGEINDLTKSAFSNFILEAVGWTYENVGNIYIDETDNVGLAYHGIYVHQADERINRNYDILSENVNDHVTLIKKFFPFTENVNPFLRRAKHNFGNLQGEVNNLYNSVNVVYDNLYNENVNITPNEHYQLLQELLKIILNINLCDIEETIRECAYNVLKDKSVDANVHKIRARRLILLGNTMRQKAYQ, encoded by the coding sequence AATAATGGAGAGAGGAATTCCTTATCATCTGTTGATTTGAATAATGTATATTCAAGAAATTTGTCTGAAACACAAGAAAACTGTAATCCATCCTTAAGAAGTACTACTTTGGAAGCTAATGGAAACCACGATCATGACCCTTTTGGTGTTTATGGAGATCAGTCATTTGCTGAGACTGTTTTGAATGGACAAGATATTATTAGTTATTTAGAAcaacaaaatattaaaattcATGACGATAATATTCATGATGGTGTATCAGATATGATTTTTAATCCAAGTGatatacaaaattattatgatgtATTGAATGTAAATGAACACTCTGATATAAATgaacttaaaaaaaattttttcaaCTTATCTTTACAACATTATCCAAATATAACTAGTGATAACAACTTTGAGTTAAATGATGTATTTAATCAGTTGAGTGAAGCCTATCAAGTATTAAGTTATcaaataagaaaaaatatttatgataataaagGAGTACATGGAACAGAAAAAATGGCTATAGTAAATCCACTAGTATATTTTAATGGAATATTTACACCTGAAATAATGCATCAATATATCGGAACTACACAAGTAGCACATTTTGTTCAagtatttttaaaaagaaacatTGCACCTGAAAATGCAATAACTTTTCTTGAAGAGGCTGTTGATGATATGATGAAAGGACAAGCTGATAGAGAATTACAATTAACTGAATTGTTAAAACAAAGATTAGATTTACATATgaatgatgatgaaaaatGGTTAAATACAATTAATGGTGAAATTAATGATTTAACAAAATCAGCATTCTCTAATTTCATTTTAGAAGCTGTAGGTTGGACCTATGAAAATGTAggtaatatatatatagatgAAACAGATAATGTTGGTTTAGCATATCATggtatatatgtacatcAAGCTGATGAAAGAATCAATAGAAATTATGATATTTTATCTGAAAATGTAAATGATCATGTTActttaataaaaaaattttttccttttacCGAAAATGTTAATCCATTTTTAAGAAGAGCAAAACATAACTTTGGTAATTTACAAGGGGAAGTAAATAACTTATACAATAGTGTTAATGTAgtatatgataatttatataatgaaaatgttaatataaCTCCAAACGAACACTATCAGTTATTAcaagaattattaaaaattatattaaatataaactTGTGTGATATTGAGGAAACTATTAGAGAATGCGCATATAATGTACTAAAGGATAAATCAGTAGATGCAAATGTTCATAAAATTAGAGCTCGCCGATTGATATTATTAGGAAACACAATGCGCCAAAAAGCTTATCaataa
- a CDS encoding early transcribed membrane protein 14.1, giving the protein MKVSNILFFFFAIIAVKLVYPGYVAAGNNNNAGNPTGKKLTDVEKKKRNKNIVLYSSLASALALLVGTGVGLGFYYKNKNDNKGEKEETDGAKPKNTDVKEPAPTTTTTA; this is encoded by the coding sequence atgaaagtttctaatattttattttttttctttgcTATAATAGCAGTAAAATTAGTATATCCAGGTTATGTTGCTGCCggaaataataataatgcAGGAAACCCTACTGGAAAGAAATTGACTGATGTAGagaagaagaaaagaaacaaaaacATTGTTCTATATTCTTCATTAGCATCTGCTTTGGCTTTACTTGTTGGTACTGGTGTAGGTCTTGGATTCTACtacaaaaacaaaaacGATAATAAAGgagaaaaagaagaaacCGATGGTGCTAAACCAAAAAATACAGATGTAAAGGAACCAGCCCCAACAACTACTACAACAGCTTAA
- a CDS encoding putative aminopeptidase: MKNINGFYSISIKKKNLSTYDKIILRKCSECSCDKDLEKNKKFLNTFYLMCLRYCFIGLICIAIILNKCISESDRCSILRLDNNVNSRILCDVIKDGLGARNMKKKIRKRTNDKQDNNDEEKSNYEDDERFIKYEIPDSLKNDNIECPYEYGDVFYGTRGIINYELKGNKNSKNVVITFHGLYGSNLEFYEIQQFLVKSNFQVLNFDLYGYGLSATPKYNDKEKTYGIDFYVEQTEELLKHLKLENKDYYLVGFSMGCIIAAGFTRKHTERVKKIVLISPVGILDEKPWYLKIFKKCSCLINLTTHILRPCCFRTFKKKRVNEYDDDEVVEVDIGDDNKNNDNDDNDIYQKNEFLYNRLMWHLFVKKDNVAQSILGCINNLHMWSAHHIYREVGKTGIPVLILGGKDDEYCSEEVFENTTRYFKNTHLIVFEDASHLVLLEETRKINMCTLLFFKSPNDVYLPELKKKFPVDRNGQYKT, from the exons atgaaaaatattaatggGTTCTATTCTATttcaataaaaaaaaaaaacttaagtacatatgataaaataattttgaGAAAATGTTCCGAATGTTCCTGTGATAAGGATttggaaaaaaataagaaatttttaaatacattttatttgatGTGTTTAAGATATTGTTTTATTGGATTGATATGTATAGCAATAATATTG aaTAAATGTATTTCAGAAAGTGATAGGTGTTCCATATTAAGATTAGATAACAATGTTAATAGCAGGATATTATGTGATGTAATTAAAGATGGGTTAGGGGCAAGAAAcatgaaaaagaaaataagaAAGAGAACTAATGATAAACaagataataatgatgaagaaaaaagtaattatgaagatgatgaaaggtttattaaatatgaaattCCTGATagtttaaaaaatgataatattgaaTGTCCGTATGAATACGGTGATGTATTTTATGGAACACGTggaataataaattatgaaTTGAAAGGGAATAAGAATTCTAAGAATGTTGTAATTACATTTCATGGTTTATATGGATCTAATTTAGAATTTTATGAAATTCAACAATTTTTAGTAAAATCGAATTTTCAAGTTCTTAATTTTGATTTATATGGTTATGGTTTATCTGCAACCccaaaatataatgataaagaaaaaacatATGGTATTGATTTTTATGTAGAACAAACAGAAGAACTATTAAAGCATTTGAAACTAGAAAATAAGGATTATTATTTAGTAGGTTTTTCTATGGGATGTATAATAGCGGCAGGGTTTACTCGTAAGCATACAGAAAGAGtgaaaaaaattgtttTAATATCACCAGTTGGTATATTAGATGAGAAACCTTggtatttaaaaatattcaaaaaatgTTCATGCTTAATTAATTTGACAACTCATATTTTACGACCTTGTTGTTTCAgaacatttaaaaaaaaaagagttaatgaatatgatgatgatgaagTAGTGGAAGTTGATATTGGAGATgataataagaataatgacaatgatgataatgatatctatcaaaaaaatgaatttttatataatagaCTTATGTGGCATctttttgtaaaaaaagATAACGTAGCACAATCTATACTGGGTTGCATAAATAATTTGCATATGTGGAGTGctcatcatatatatagaGAAGTTGGTAAAACTGGAATACCTGTTTTAATTTTAGGTGGTAAAGATGATGAATATTGTTCAGAGGAAGTTTTTGAGAATACAACtagatattttaaaaacaCACATTTAATCGTTTTTGAAGATGCTAGTCATTTAGTTCTATTAGAAGAAACACgaaaaattaatatgtgtacattattattttttaaatcacCAAATGATGTATATTTACcagaattaaaaaaaaaattccCTGTGGATAGAAATGGTCAATATAAAACTTAA
- a CDS encoding putative exported protein (Plasmodium exported protein, unknown function), producing the protein MFLSYISTFLFTLLLCIIQLSYKNSTDIYYLTKYKKYPIVKSPHVRSLAEHYQQTKITSKYDELRTLGESPQEKKKPSKYYDIRGYGQHTQKKKIPSKYDEIRGYGQHTQKKKMPSKYDDLRNLKVQNVNNRMKPTTNDDLKLLSENYEKEKMEKHKLLKFIKKKDKENSERQKHGLPPDMSHEGLSSKKVGAEHVFSDVRYTIKKGILRGLKFIWRSISFIIKLIFFGLISLLFWLYRSISSLF; encoded by the exons atGTTCCTTTCTTATATTAGCACATTTCTATTTACACTTTTGTTATGTATAATACAATTATCATACAAG AATAGTACAGACATTTATTATCtcacaaaatataaaaaataccCAATAGTAAAATCACCACATGTAAGATCATTAGCAGAACATTATCaacaaacaaaaataaCTAGTAAGTATGATGAGCTTAGAACATTAGGTGAGTCTCCtcaagaaaaaaaaaaaccaaGTAAATATTATGACATTAGGGGCTATGGTCAACACacacaaaaaaagaaaatacCTAGTAAGTATGATGAAATTAGGGGCTATGGTCAACACacacaaaaaaagaaaatgcCAAGTAAGTATGATGACCTTAGAAATTTAAAAGTACAAAACGTTAATAATAGAATGAAACCAACAACTAATGATGatttaaaattattgtcagaaaattatgaaaaggaaaaaatggaaaaacacaaattattaaaatttataaaaaaaaaggataaaGAAAATAGTGAAAGACAAAAACATGGACTACCTCCAGATATGTCACACGAAGGATTATCCTCAAAAAAAGTAGGAGCAGAACATGTATTTAGTGATGTAAGatatacaataaaaaaaggaatattaagaggtttaaaatttatttgGAGAAGTATCagttttattataaaactTATATTCTTTGGATTAATATCACTTCTGTTTTGGTTATATAGAAGCATTTCCAGTTTATTTTAA
- a CDS encoding choline kinase gives MESKICDPIGLDKNKFRKVEEENEESNKNIENGQMTYNDDLEMFTTIQLNQEIDIRKNPFPLHMINQKNDIPLCAQEFSKLTDPLYIKKICLEKVHDWSRCNEDDVCVNQILSGLTNQLFEVSIKEDTALEYRITRRHVLFRIYGKDVDELYNPLSEFEVYKTMSKYKIAPLLLNTFDGGRIEEWLYGDPLSIDDLKNKSILVGIANVLGKFHTLSRKRHLPENWDKTPCVFKMMERWRLAVSNYKNINTLTIDINKYIQESHKFLKFIKIYTQIENIANDIVFCHNDLQENNIMNTNKCLRLIDFEYSGYNFLSADIANFFIETTIDYSYNTYPFFIINKKNYISYESRILFVTTYLSKYLDNPTAPSDQDIIDQFLEAIEVQALGLHLIWAFWSIIRGYQTKSYNEFDFFLYAKERLKMYDEQKEYLKSKNIIKDYDD, from the coding sequence ATGGAAAGCAAAATTTGTGACCCCATTGGGCTCGATAAAAATAAGTTTCGAAAAGTAGAAGAGGAAAATGAGGAAAGtaacaaaaatatagaaaatgGACAAATGACATATAATGACGATTTAGAAATGTTTACAACTATACAACTAAATCAAGAAATAGATATACGTAAGAACCCGTTTCCATTACATATGATAAATCAAAAGAATGATATACCTTTATGTGCTCAAGAGTTTTCTAAATTAACAGAtcctttatatataaaaaaaatatgtcTTGAAAAAGTTCATGACTGGTCTAGGTGTAATGAAGATGATGTATGTGTAAATCAAATATTAAGTGGATTAACAAATCAACTTTTTGAAGTTAGTATTAAAGAAGACACAGCTCTTGAATATAGAATAACAAGAAGACATGTTTTATTTAGAATATATGGAAAAGATGTAgatgaattatataatcCTTTAAGTGAATTTGAAGTCTATAAAACTATGagtaaatataaaatagcacctttattattaaatacaTTTGATGGAGGACGTATAGAAGAATGGCTATATGGAGATCCTCTAAGTATAGATGAtctaaaaaataaatctaTATTAGTTGGTATAGCAAATGTTTTAGGCAAATTTCATACACTTAGCCGTAAAAGACATCTACCAGAAAACTGGGATAAAACTCCATGCGTATTCAAAATGATGGAAAGATGGAGATTAGCTGTAtcaaattataaaaatattaatacaCTTACCAtagatattaataaatatatacaagAATCACATAAATTcttaaaatttattaaaatatatacacaaatagaaaatatagCAAATGATATCGTTTTCTGTCATAATGATTTacaagaaaataatataatgaataCAAATAAATGTTTAAGATTAATCGATTTTGAATATTCAGGATATAATTTCTTATCAGCAGATATAGCAAATTTCTTCATAGAAACAACTATCgattattcatataatacatatccattttttattatcaataaaaaaaattatatctCATATGAATCAAGAATACTATTTGTAACTACATATCTATCCAAATATTTAGATAATCCAACAGCACCTTCAGATCAAGACATCATAGATCAATTCCTAGAAGCTATAGAAGTTCAAGCTTTAGGTCTACATCTTATATGGGCATTCTGGTCTATCATAAGAGGATATCAAACAAAGAGTTATAATGAATTTGATTTCTTCTTATATGCAAAGGAAAGACTTAAAATGTATGATGAACAAAAGGAATATTtaaaatcaaaaaatattatcaagGATTATGACGATTAA